One window of Quercus robur chromosome 12, dhQueRobu3.1, whole genome shotgun sequence genomic DNA carries:
- the LOC126709943 gene encoding chlorophyllase-1, with amino-acid sequence MAELEGRPALATTTTVFDQGKLPFISKKVETSNGDDSTSSPPPKPLLIVTPTTSGQYPVILFLHGFYLRTCFYSQLLEHISSHGYIVVAPQLYLYIPSSGLEEIESAAKVTDWLSSGLQPQLPENVEANLQKLSLAGHSRGGKAAFALALGYAKTSLIFSVLLSIDPVAGCTKCCRTQPHILTYVPRSFNLSIPVTVIGTGLGPEQKNCLSPPCAPEGLNHDEFFNECKPPCAHFVAKDYGHMDMLNDDPSGIVGELSGCLCVNGKGPRDPMRRSVGGIAVAFLKAYLEGESGDFVAILADPSLAPAKLEPVEFIEE; translated from the exons ATGGCAGAATTGGAAGGTAGACCAGCTTTGGCAACAACTACTACTGTTTTTGATCAAGGAAAACTTCCTTTCATAAGCAAGAAAGTGGAGACATCAAACGGTGATGATAGCACTAGTAGTCCACCTCCAAAGCCATTGCTAATTGTTACACCAACTACTAGTGGCCAATACCCTGTAATCTTGTTTCTTCATGGCTTCTACCTCCGGACTTGCTTTTACTCTCAACTCCTTGAACATATTTCCTCGCATGGTTATATTGTTGTTGCTCCTCAG CTATACCTCTACATACCATCGAGTGGACTCGAAGAAATTGAATCAGCAGCAAAAGTGACAGATTGGTTATCAAGTGGACTTCAACCTCAGCTTCCTGAAAATGTTGAAGCAAACCTACAAAAGCTTTCTCTAGCAGGCCACAGCAGAGGTGGAAAAGCTGCATTTGCACTAGCACTGGGTTACGCCAAAACTTCCTTAATATTTTCAGTATTACTAAGCATAGACCCCGTGGCTGGATGTACTAAATGTTGCCGAACCCAACCCCATATTCTCACCTATGTTCCTAGATCTTTCAACTTATCAATTCCAGTGACAGTAATTGGCACTGGGTTGGGTCCAGAGCAAAAGAATTGCTTATCGCCACCATGTGCTCCAGAGGGTTTGAACCACGACGAATTTTTCAATGAGTGCAAGCCTCCATGTGCACATTTTGTTGCTAAGGACTATGGTCACATGGACATGCTAAATGATGATCCGTCGGGTATTGTTGGGGAATTGAGTGGTTGTTTGTGTGTGAATGGGAAGGGTCCAAGAGACCCCATGAGGAGGAGTGTAGGTGGGATTGCTGTGGCGTTTTTGAAGGCTTATTTGGAAGGTGAGAGTGGGGATTTTGTAGCTATTTTGGCTGATCCTAGTCTTGCTCCTGCGAAGCTTGAACCAGTTGAATTCATTGAAGAATAA